A single window of Planctomycetia bacterium DNA harbors:
- a CDS encoding glycosyltransferase, with amino-acid sequence MRPTTIHVLHLASMSGAGGAHGERILHTCRGLENHDGAREFRGSVAMISGKGRCAAIMETAAEMNVDCYDVRRIGPCDPTLWFRLGRLIRRLSIDIVHTYDRESRAWALLLQPRFRFRMVANAFEPEVHTWGERLSREIDHKLLPGFDRVIAANAHLARQLCQLGCRMNQIDVIPELEEAISPPIDDANGARLREQLVIPENASVVGIYLDGTDADGARRMADAVRYAQGRLGPMYALGIGPDVERPDIRTALLGSGLAPRLRMYDIGDDLARVCRAADAMIFNGAKAGPATLEAQDAGTTVVATISTGATENDDDMSSHVMVTADETGEVGAALVQALGRKRMSKRDASEPMPDDHESEDFERTERLMGSYRRAMLV; translated from the coding sequence ATGAGACCCACCACGATTCATGTCTTGCACTTGGCGTCGATGAGCGGCGCCGGCGGCGCGCACGGTGAGCGCATTCTGCACACCTGCCGCGGGTTGGAAAACCACGACGGCGCGCGGGAATTCCGCGGTTCCGTGGCGATGATCTCCGGCAAAGGCAGATGCGCCGCGATCATGGAGACCGCGGCGGAAATGAACGTCGATTGCTACGACGTTCGCCGCATCGGGCCTTGCGACCCGACGCTCTGGTTTCGCTTAGGGCGACTCATTCGCCGGTTGTCGATCGACATCGTGCATACCTACGACCGCGAGAGCCGCGCTTGGGCGTTGTTGCTGCAACCCCGGTTTCGTTTCCGCATGGTGGCCAACGCCTTCGAGCCGGAAGTGCATACCTGGGGCGAGCGACTGAGTCGTGAAATCGATCACAAACTGCTGCCGGGTTTCGATCGGGTGATCGCGGCGAACGCACACCTCGCGCGGCAGCTTTGCCAACTCGGCTGCCGCATGAATCAAATCGACGTCATTCCCGAACTGGAGGAAGCCATCTCCCCGCCCATCGACGACGCCAACGGCGCGCGGCTGCGCGAGCAATTGGTGATTCCGGAGAATGCCAGTGTCGTCGGCATCTACCTCGACGGCACGGACGCGGACGGCGCGCGGCGAATGGCCGACGCGGTGCGATATGCGCAAGGACGACTTGGCCCGATGTACGCATTGGGCATCGGCCCGGACGTGGAACGGCCGGATATCCGCACCGCGCTCTTGGGCTCCGGCCTCGCGCCGCGGCTGCGCATGTACGACATTGGCGACGACCTCGCCCGGGTTTGCCGCGCTGCGGACGCGATGATCTTCAACGGCGCAAAGGCAGGCCCGGCCACGCTCGAGGCGCAGGACGCAGGCACCACCGTGGTGGCGACCATCAGCACTGGCGCGACTGAGAACGACGACGACATGTCGTCCCACGTCATGGTCACCGCCGACGAGACCGGCGAGGTAGGCGCGGCTTTGGTGCAAGCATTGGGCCGCAAACGAATGTCAAAACGAGACGCCTCGGAACCCATGCCGGACGATCACGAGTCCGAAGACTTCGAGCGCACCGAACGCCTGATGGGCTCCTATCGCCGCGCGATGCTAGTGTGA
- a CDS encoding aldehyde dehydrogenase family protein, protein MATASATTTWTGRHYIDGAWQDAAGATFENRNPARTSELLGVYPRGDRATVAAAVGAAREAFIPWRRTSRIRRGEFFDRLARLIQRDTDALAVVLSRESGKILNEARAEVIEGLHMVQYVCGTARQPYGQVIASEIADKDLYERRKPRGVVAVVTPWNFPFAVPLWMLAPSLLEGNTVVFKPSEETPEIGQRLMELFIEADFPAGTINLVHGLGEEVGEPLARHAEVDVVAFTGSYHVGSMIRRWAAEADHKTCACEMGSKSGVIVCEDARLDLACDAVTLSAFKTSGQRCVSAGRAIVHRKLLAPFIDGLLSRVSSLRFGDPFDPASFAGPLVNLGGVEKVEAYNQLAKDEGAEILLDGGRAKDANHADGYFMMPFVYQQEHRPDARTLREEVFGPHLAVIPFDDDEQAIRIYNDTPYGLSMAVITEDYRRWRVFRDECDYGMGYVNLPCIGAEVHLPFGGVKRSGNGQPSAAALVDAVTHRTAFTVNHATNIVMAQGMSADVRK, encoded by the coding sequence ATGGCCACCGCATCCGCGACCACCACTTGGACGGGCCGCCACTACATCGACGGCGCCTGGCAGGACGCTGCCGGCGCGACGTTCGAGAACCGCAACCCGGCGCGTACGTCGGAGTTGCTGGGCGTCTATCCGCGCGGCGATCGCGCGACGGTCGCCGCGGCCGTCGGCGCCGCGCGCGAGGCGTTCATTCCATGGCGGCGCACGAGTCGCATCCGCCGTGGCGAGTTCTTCGATCGTCTGGCGCGTTTGATTCAACGCGATACCGACGCGCTGGCCGTGGTGCTCTCGCGCGAAAGTGGCAAGATTCTCAACGAAGCACGGGCTGAAGTGATCGAAGGGCTGCACATGGTGCAGTACGTCTGCGGCACGGCGCGGCAGCCGTATGGGCAGGTGATCGCCTCGGAAATCGCGGACAAGGACCTGTACGAGCGGCGCAAACCGCGTGGCGTCGTGGCGGTCGTAACGCCGTGGAATTTCCCCTTCGCGGTCCCGCTTTGGATGCTTGCGCCAAGTTTGCTGGAAGGCAACACGGTGGTCTTCAAACCATCGGAAGAAACGCCCGAGATCGGTCAGCGTTTGATGGAACTGTTCATCGAAGCGGACTTTCCAGCGGGGACCATCAACTTGGTGCATGGTCTTGGCGAAGAAGTGGGCGAACCGCTCGCGCGACACGCCGAAGTCGACGTCGTGGCCTTCACCGGCAGCTATCACGTCGGGTCGATGATCCGCCGTTGGGCCGCCGAGGCTGATCATAAGACCTGCGCTTGTGAGATGGGCTCGAAGAGCGGCGTGATCGTTTGCGAAGACGCCCGGCTCGATTTGGCGTGCGATGCCGTGACGCTGAGCGCGTTCAAAACCAGCGGGCAGCGCTGCGTTTCCGCCGGCCGCGCGATTGTCCATCGCAAATTGCTGGCGCCATTTATCGATGGCTTGCTCTCTCGCGTGAGCTCGCTGCGCTTTGGCGATCCGTTCGATCCCGCCAGCTTCGCCGGTCCGTTGGTGAACCTTGGCGGCGTGGAAAAGGTCGAAGCGTACAACCAACTGGCCAAAGACGAGGGCGCGGAGATTCTGCTTGACGGCGGCCGTGCAAAAGACGCGAACCACGCCGACGGCTATTTCATGATGCCATTTGTCTACCAGCAGGAACATCGCCCGGACGCGCGGACGTTGCGCGAAGAAGTGTTCGGACCGCACCTGGCGGTGATTCCGTTCGACGACGACGAGCAAGCGATTCGCATCTACAACGACACGCCGTACGGGTTGTCGATGGCGGTGATTACCGAAGACTATCGCCGCTGGCGAGTGTTCCGCGACGAATGCGACTACGGCATGGGCTACGTGAACTTGCCCTGCATCGGCGCGGAAGTGCATCTGCCCTTCGGCGGCGTGAAACGCAGCGGCAACGGCCAACCATCAGCCGCAGCGCTCGTCGACGCCGTCACGCACCGCACGGCATTTACGGTGAACCACGCGACGAACATTGTCATGGCGCAAGGAATGAGCGCCGACGTGAGAAAATAA
- a CDS encoding sigma-70 family RNA polymerase sigma factor, producing MLQPDVELAALIRQAQEGDSVALGQLLDQYRAYFQILAARGIGPRLGRRFNASDVVQQTMLEACRDFIQFLGSGEPELVAWLERILQRNISQLVRDHVATQKRAVGREQACEGNDASGADRFDPAAQHSSPSQRAMRGEEAIRLARVLTALPEDQREAVRLRHLEGWTLAEISDYFKRSPAATAGLIKRGMQKLREKLGADLKSLNDDNDNNTSP from the coding sequence ATGCTCCAGCCCGACGTGGAACTCGCCGCACTCATCCGCCAGGCCCAGGAGGGGGATTCCGTTGCGCTGGGGCAATTGCTGGATCAGTATCGGGCGTACTTCCAGATTCTGGCCGCGCGGGGCATCGGCCCCCGGCTGGGACGGCGATTCAACGCTTCGGACGTGGTCCAGCAGACCATGCTCGAAGCCTGCCGCGATTTCATCCAGTTCCTCGGTTCCGGCGAGCCTGAACTGGTCGCCTGGCTGGAACGCATCCTGCAACGCAACATCTCCCAACTGGTCCGCGACCACGTCGCCACGCAAAAGCGAGCCGTAGGCCGCGAGCAGGCTTGCGAGGGCAACGACGCCTCGGGCGCGGACCGCTTTGATCCCGCGGCGCAACATTCGTCCCCTAGCCAGCGCGCCATGCGCGGCGAAGAAGCGATTCGCCTGGCTCGCGTCCTAACGGCCTTGCCGGAAGACCAACGCGAAGCCGTCCGGCTCCGTCACCTGGAAGGCTGGACGCTGGCGGAAATCTCCGACTACTTCAAACGGTCGCCCGCCGCCACCGCGGGTCTCATCAAACGCGGCATGCAAAAGCTGCGCGAAAAGCTCGGCGCGGACCTCAAATCCCTCAACGACGACAACGACAACAACACCAGCCCGTAG
- a CDS encoding acetyl ornithine aminotransferase family protein gives MALTETILAPRLITSLPGPRAAAWMARDDQVLSPSYTRDYPLVMARGSGCTVEDVDGNIFLDFTAGIAVTATGHSHPEVVAAITDQAQRFLHMSGTDFYYGPEIELAERLAKLAPGAAPKRVFFTNSGAESVEAALKLARYHTGRERVISFYGAFHGRTYGALSLGGSKSIHQRGFGPSLAGVHRVRFDCTRDELEELFLTVAPPDEVAAIFVEPIQGEGGYRVPSPSFLPMLRQVCDEHGILLVADEVQCGMGRTGKMFASEHFGVAPDLICLAKGIASGMPLGALVARADVMDWPPGSHASTFGGNPVSCRAALATINLLEREYMQNAVERGGQLRAGLQQLIADGAPLAAVRGLGLMTAVDVVGPHGPDPHRRYELVMQAFHAGLLLLGCGRTGIRFCPALCVTAEQIETAVEIFGRVANEAT, from the coding sequence ATGGCATTAACTGAAACTATCCTGGCCCCGCGGTTGATCACTTCTCTGCCTGGTCCTCGGGCGGCGGCTTGGATGGCGCGCGATGATCAGGTGTTGTCGCCTTCGTATACGCGCGACTATCCGCTGGTGATGGCGCGTGGTTCCGGCTGCACGGTCGAGGACGTCGACGGGAATATCTTCCTCGATTTCACCGCCGGCATCGCTGTGACCGCCACCGGGCATTCGCATCCCGAGGTCGTGGCCGCGATCACCGATCAGGCGCAGCGGTTCCTGCACATGTCGGGTACGGATTTTTATTACGGGCCCGAGATCGAACTCGCGGAACGGCTCGCGAAACTTGCGCCTGGCGCTGCTCCTAAGCGAGTCTTCTTTACCAATAGCGGCGCGGAGAGCGTCGAGGCGGCGCTCAAATTGGCTCGCTATCACACCGGACGCGAACGCGTGATCTCCTTCTACGGCGCATTTCATGGGCGCACCTATGGTGCGTTATCGCTGGGTGGATCGAAGTCGATTCATCAACGCGGCTTCGGGCCGTCCCTGGCGGGCGTGCATCGCGTGCGGTTCGATTGCACGCGCGACGAACTGGAAGAACTGTTTCTCACCGTCGCGCCACCCGACGAAGTGGCCGCTATTTTTGTCGAGCCGATCCAGGGCGAGGGAGGCTACCGCGTCCCTTCACCGTCGTTCCTGCCAATGTTGCGGCAGGTTTGCGACGAGCACGGCATCCTGCTGGTGGCTGACGAAGTGCAATGCGGCATGGGGCGCACCGGCAAGATGTTCGCCAGCGAGCATTTCGGCGTAGCGCCCGACTTGATCTGTCTGGCGAAGGGGATCGCTTCCGGCATGCCGCTCGGCGCCTTAGTCGCTCGGGCCGATGTAATGGATTGGCCTCCCGGGAGCCACGCTTCGACGTTCGGCGGTAACCCCGTGAGTTGCCGCGCCGCGCTGGCGACGATCAACCTGTTGGAACGCGAATACATGCAAAACGCAGTTGAGCGCGGGGGGCAACTCCGTGCCGGTTTGCAACAATTGATCGCGGACGGCGCGCCGCTGGCCGCAGTGCGCGGACTCGGCTTGATGACGGCCGTCGACGTCGTCGGCCCGCACGGGCCCGATCCGCATCGCCGGTACGAACTGGTGATGCAGGCCTTTCATGCCGGGCTGCTGTTGCTCGGCTGCGGCCGCACAGGAATTCGGTTCTGCCCGGCGTTGTGCGTCACAGCGGAGCAGATCGAAACGGCCGTGGAAATCTTCGGCCGCGTGGCGAATGAGGCGACCTAA